The following proteins are co-located in the Bordetella bronchialis genome:
- a CDS encoding lipocalin-like domain-containing protein: MKPRAWLAWPALALLLLLGACDDGRTPERRSGYAGLGQDAAAYAQVERGRPQRFPDDHGPHDGYRIEWWYVTADLRDEDGHDWGAQWTLFRSALRPGPDRADWESANVWMAHAALTDARQHQFAEKMARGGIGQAGVRAQPFHAWIDDWSLEGADIDHLTMRAHGKDFSYRLTLDSQGPLVLHGDGGYSEKSGQGQASYYYSQPFYAVTGEVERAGKRHRVQGRAWLDREWSSQPLSADQQGWDWFSLHLASGAKLMLFQVRQTDGAPYRAGTWIGADGQATPLRGEQIRLDPLEWTRQDNGRRLPTQWRVRVAGLPGGDVDVAANALQPRAWMGTSFPYWEGPVRLSPGGTGYLEMTGY; encoded by the coding sequence ATGAAACCTAGGGCATGGCTTGCATGGCCGGCATTGGCGCTGCTTCTGCTGCTGGGCGCCTGCGACGATGGCAGGACGCCGGAACGCCGCTCCGGCTATGCCGGCCTGGGACAGGACGCCGCCGCTTACGCGCAGGTCGAGCGCGGCCGGCCGCAGCGTTTTCCGGACGATCATGGACCGCATGACGGCTATCGCATCGAATGGTGGTACGTCACCGCCGACCTGCGGGACGAGGACGGCCATGACTGGGGCGCGCAGTGGACGCTGTTTCGCTCGGCGCTGCGGCCCGGGCCGGACCGGGCGGATTGGGAAAGCGCCAATGTGTGGATGGCGCACGCGGCACTGACCGACGCGCGGCAACACCAGTTCGCCGAAAAGATGGCGCGCGGCGGCATCGGCCAGGCGGGCGTGCGCGCCCAACCCTTCCATGCCTGGATAGACGATTGGTCGCTGGAAGGCGCGGACATCGACCACCTGACCATGCGGGCCCACGGCAAGGATTTTTCGTATCGACTCACGCTGGACAGCCAGGGCCCGCTGGTGCTGCATGGCGACGGCGGCTATAGCGAGAAGTCGGGGCAGGGCCAGGCGTCCTATTACTACAGCCAGCCGTTCTATGCGGTCACCGGCGAGGTCGAACGGGCGGGCAAGCGCCACCGCGTTCAGGGCCGGGCCTGGTTGGACCGCGAATGGAGCAGCCAGCCCTTGTCGGCCGACCAGCAAGGCTGGGATTGGTTCTCCCTGCACCTGGCGTCGGGCGCCAAGCTGATGCTGTTCCAGGTCCGGCAGACCGATGGCGCGCCCTATCGCGCGGGGACGTGGATCGGCGCCGATGGCCAGGCCACGCCGCTGCGCGGCGAACAGATCCGCCTCGATCCGCTGGAATGGACGCGGCAGGACAACGGCCGGCGCCTGCCCACGCAGTGGCGCGTTCGGGTGGCGGGACTGCCCGGGGGAGACGTCGACGTCGCCGCGAACGCCCTGCAGCCGCGCGCCTGGATGGGAACGTCTTTTCCCTATTGGGAAGGCCCGGTGCGCCTGTCCCCGGGCGGGACAGGGTATCTGGAAATGACCGGGTACTGA
- a CDS encoding FtsX-like permease family protein has protein sequence MNVFVSCMRALSGHWRRHPLQCASIVCGLWLATALWSGVQALNAQARQDYARASAVLAGPVQAQWLPRQGTDLDQDVYVRLRRAGWQVSPVLEGRLRFPGDPPVALRVLGIEPLSLPAGTAVAGQAVSGFDLAGFIGQPGQSWAGPDTLARLGLRDGDTPVTLDGERLPPLRLQAGLAPGVIVMDIGHAQALLHAEGRVSRLLLAPGQAQAPPAPWDQVLMLARAEDRGDLDRLTESFHLNLAALGMLAFIVGLFIVHAAIGLALEQRRGLLRTLRALGVSLPALVTAMACELGLFALVGGLAGVASGYLLAGLLLGDMAASLRGLYGAEVAGRLSLPAWWWLAGVGMTLLGVLAAGGGSLLRAARLPLLAVARPQAWRGAQAAGRRRQAVAGGLLLLLAAGCGVWGDGLATAFAMQAAILLAAALLLPSLLDGALAWGARRAQGPLASWFVADSRQQLPALSLALMALLLALGASVGVGSMTEGFRKTFTGWLDQRLSADIYVTPRDSAQGLAAAAWLRTQADVQAVLPQWRAATQLHGWPVELQGVVDHAQTRRQWPLLARTDDAWAQLEAGRGVMISEQLARRLGVGLGGKLALFEGVPDAPPPYTVAAIYADYGNPRGHVLMDAAVLRRFEPRAALRSLNVYAPAGRLAALRATLEQRYGGDGMQVVDQASIKAWSTQIFERTFAATGALNALTLGVAGIALFISLLTLSHSRLAQLAPLWALGVPRGHLAWLALGQVLTLSAMTVLCAMPLGVLLAWTLVAVVNVQAFGWRLPLHVFPGQLLQLAAMGLLASLLAAAWPLWQLRRRRPAELLRRFADET, from the coding sequence ATGAACGTCTTCGTGTCCTGTATGCGCGCCTTGTCGGGGCATTGGCGGCGCCATCCGCTGCAATGCGCCAGCATTGTCTGCGGCCTGTGGCTGGCGACGGCGCTATGGAGCGGCGTGCAGGCCCTGAACGCGCAGGCGCGGCAGGACTACGCGCGCGCCAGCGCGGTATTGGCGGGTCCGGTGCAAGCGCAATGGCTGCCGCGGCAGGGCACGGACCTGGACCAGGACGTCTACGTGCGGCTGCGGCGGGCGGGCTGGCAGGTGTCGCCGGTGCTGGAAGGCCGCCTGCGCTTTCCCGGCGATCCGCCGGTGGCGTTGCGCGTGCTGGGTATAGAGCCGCTGAGCCTGCCCGCCGGCACGGCGGTGGCGGGGCAGGCGGTGTCGGGCTTCGATCTCGCGGGCTTCATCGGCCAGCCCGGGCAGTCCTGGGCCGGACCGGATACGCTGGCGCGGCTGGGCCTGCGGGACGGCGATACGCCGGTCACGCTGGATGGCGAACGTTTGCCGCCGCTGCGCCTGCAGGCCGGCCTGGCGCCGGGCGTCATCGTCATGGATATCGGCCATGCGCAGGCGCTGCTGCATGCGGAGGGCAGGGTGTCCCGCCTGCTGCTGGCGCCCGGCCAGGCGCAGGCGCCGCCCGCGCCGTGGGACCAGGTCCTGATGCTGGCGCGCGCCGAGGACCGCGGCGACCTGGACCGCCTGACCGAGAGCTTCCACCTGAACCTGGCGGCGCTGGGGATGCTCGCCTTCATCGTCGGCCTGTTCATCGTGCACGCCGCCATCGGCCTGGCTTTGGAGCAGCGGCGCGGCTTGCTGCGCACCCTGCGGGCGCTCGGGGTCAGCCTGCCGGCGCTGGTGACCGCGATGGCCTGTGAACTGGGCCTGTTCGCGCTGGTGGGGGGATTGGCCGGTGTCGCCAGCGGCTATCTGCTGGCCGGCCTGCTGCTGGGCGATATGGCGGCCAGCCTGCGCGGCCTGTATGGCGCGGAAGTTGCCGGGCGCCTGAGCCTGCCCGCGTGGTGGTGGCTGGCTGGCGTGGGCATGACCTTGCTGGGCGTGCTGGCCGCCGGCGGCGGCAGCCTGTTGCGCGCGGCGCGCCTGCCGCTGCTGGCGGTGGCGCGCCCGCAAGCCTGGCGGGGCGCGCAGGCCGCGGGGCGACGCCGCCAGGCGGTCGCGGGAGGTCTCCTGCTCTTGCTGGCCGCGGGCTGCGGCGTCTGGGGCGATGGACTGGCCACGGCGTTCGCCATGCAGGCGGCCATCCTGCTGGCGGCCGCCTTGCTGCTGCCTTCCTTATTGGACGGTGCGCTGGCCTGGGGGGCGCGGCGCGCGCAAGGTCCGCTGGCGTCCTGGTTCGTGGCCGACAGCCGGCAGCAATTGCCGGCCTTGAGCCTGGCGCTGATGGCGCTGCTGCTGGCGCTGGGCGCGAGCGTGGGAGTGGGCAGCATGACCGAGGGCTTTCGCAAGACTTTCACAGGCTGGCTGGACCAGCGCCTGTCCGCCGATATCTATGTGACGCCGCGCGACAGCGCGCAGGGCCTGGCGGCCGCGGCGTGGCTGCGCACGCAAGCGGACGTGCAGGCGGTATTGCCGCAATGGCGCGCGGCGACGCAGCTGCATGGCTGGCCGGTGGAGCTGCAGGGCGTGGTCGATCACGCGCAAACCCGGCGCCAATGGCCCTTGCTGGCGCGCACGGACGACGCGTGGGCCCAACTGGAGGCCGGGCGCGGCGTGATGATCAGCGAACAACTGGCGCGGCGCCTGGGCGTGGGCCTGGGCGGCAAGCTGGCGCTGTTCGAGGGCGTTCCGGACGCGCCGCCGCCCTATACCGTGGCCGCCATTTACGCGGATTACGGCAATCCGCGCGGCCATGTCCTGATGGACGCGGCGGTGCTGCGCCGGTTCGAACCCCGGGCGGCGCTGCGCAGCCTGAATGTCTACGCGCCGGCCGGTCGTCTCGCGGCGCTGCGCGCCACGCTGGAGCAACGCTACGGCGGCGACGGCATGCAGGTCGTGGACCAGGCCTCCATCAAGGCCTGGTCCACGCAGATCTTCGAGCGCACGTTCGCCGCCACGGGCGCCCTGAACGCGCTGACGCTGGGCGTGGCCGGCATCGCGCTGTTCATCAGCCTGCTCACCTTGAGCCACAGCCGCCTGGCCCAGCTGGCCCCCTTGTGGGCGCTGGGCGTGCCGCGCGGTCACCTGGCATGGCTGGCGCTGGGCCAGGTGTTGACGCTGTCCGCGATGACCGTGCTATGCGCCATGCCGCTGGGCGTGCTGCTCGCCTGGACGCTGGTGGCCGTGGTCAACGTGCAGGCCTTCGGCTGGCGGCTGCCCTTGCACGTATTTCCCGGCCAGCTGCTGCAACTTGCGGCGATGGGGCTCCTGGCCAGCCTGCTGGCCGCGGCCTGGCCGCTGTGGCAATTGCGGCGGCGGCGGCCGGCGGAACTCCTGAGGCGGTTCGCCGATGAAACCTAG
- a CDS encoding ABC transporter ATP-binding protein, which translates to MLIVEDLHKSFATAQGTLPVLRGVDLRLGAGESLALMGESGSGKSTLLHVIAGLETPDAGHVLVDGAPLHARGETGLARWRRSGIGLVFQQYNLIGSLDVSANLAFQARLAGRHDAAWLAHLTERLGLPALLSRYPEQLSGGQQQRVAIGRALAGRPPLVLADEPTGSLDEASSDAVLDLLLELVRDAGSALLMVTHSARLAERLSRRLVLHLGRVSMDEGHTAGPADASAVAHADGAAAAAAR; encoded by the coding sequence GTGCTCATCGTCGAGGATCTTCATAAGTCGTTCGCCACCGCGCAGGGCACGCTGCCGGTGCTGCGCGGCGTGGACCTGCGCCTGGGCGCCGGCGAAAGCCTGGCGCTGATGGGCGAATCCGGCAGCGGCAAGAGCACGCTGCTGCATGTGATCGCCGGCCTGGAGACGCCCGATGCCGGCCATGTCCTGGTCGATGGCGCACCCTTGCACGCCCGCGGCGAAACCGGCCTGGCGCGATGGCGCCGCAGCGGAATCGGCCTGGTTTTCCAGCAGTACAACCTGATCGGCAGCCTGGACGTGTCCGCGAACCTGGCCTTCCAGGCCCGCTTGGCGGGCCGCCATGACGCGGCATGGCTGGCGCACCTGACGGAACGCCTGGGCCTGCCGGCCCTGCTATCCCGCTATCCGGAGCAACTGTCCGGCGGGCAGCAGCAGCGCGTGGCGATCGGCCGCGCCCTGGCGGGGCGGCCGCCGCTGGTGCTGGCCGACGAACCAACGGGCAGCCTGGACGAGGCCAGCAGCGATGCCGTGCTGGACTTGCTGCTGGAACTGGTGCGCGACGCGGGCAGCGCGCTGCTCATGGTGACGCACAGCGCGCGCCTGGCCGAGCGCCTGTCGCGCCGGCTGGTCCTGCATCTGGGAAGGGTCTCCATGGATGAGGGCCACACCGCCGGTCCGGCCGACGCGAGCGCCGTCGCCCACGCGGATGGCGCCGCCGCGGCAGCGGCCCGATAA
- a CDS encoding GMC family oxidoreductase, whose amino-acid sequence MDEYDYIIAGGGTAGCILANRLSADGRYRVLMLEAGRDGGNMWVSIPAGFSKLLVDPVYNWRFQTEPEENVYGRVISVPRGRGVGGSTLINGGIYVRGQPGDYDAWERAGARGWGYRDVEPYFRKLEDYPQGGPSRGKGGPMHVVQVRERFALSDAFLEAARQDGHRDNPDYNAGEQEGFGYYQVLQHRGRRWTVVDGYLDPVRGRSNLRVVDGAQVTRLLFEGSRCVGVQYRKGVNETTARARVETLLCMGAVQSPQLLELSGIGDPERLRALGIPLVHALPRVGENYQEHYATRMNWRVKDTVTLNEMSRGWRLMQELGKYYAARRGILTLGTGLVHGFVKTAPGMATPDAQYFFVHASYANAAERILDRHPGMTIGVAQLRPESVGSIHIRTASPYDPPAIRPNFLDAETDRNCLVEAMRIARRIVRQPALRRYVAQETSPGEQVESYDEWLDFARWNGQTIYHPVGTCRMGSDDGAVTDPRLRVRGIAGLRVVDASVMPSMVSGNTQAAVMMVAEKAADMILEDARRA is encoded by the coding sequence ATGGACGAGTACGACTACATCATCGCCGGCGGTGGCACTGCCGGCTGCATTCTGGCCAACCGCCTCAGCGCGGACGGCCGCTACCGCGTGCTGATGCTGGAGGCCGGGCGTGACGGCGGCAATATGTGGGTGTCGATACCCGCGGGCTTCAGCAAGCTGCTGGTGGACCCAGTCTACAACTGGCGCTTCCAGACCGAGCCGGAGGAAAACGTATACGGCCGCGTTATCTCCGTGCCGCGCGGCCGGGGGGTAGGGGGCTCCACGCTGATCAACGGCGGGATCTATGTACGCGGGCAGCCGGGCGACTACGACGCCTGGGAGCGGGCCGGCGCGCGCGGCTGGGGATATCGCGACGTCGAACCGTATTTCCGCAAGCTGGAAGACTACCCGCAAGGCGGTCCCTCGCGCGGCAAGGGCGGACCCATGCACGTGGTGCAGGTGCGCGAGCGCTTTGCCTTGTCCGACGCATTCCTGGAGGCGGCGCGCCAGGACGGCCACCGCGACAATCCGGACTACAACGCGGGCGAGCAGGAGGGCTTCGGCTACTACCAGGTGCTGCAGCATCGCGGGCGCCGCTGGACGGTGGTGGACGGTTATCTGGATCCCGTGCGCGGGCGTTCCAATCTGCGCGTCGTCGACGGCGCGCAGGTGACGCGCCTGCTGTTCGAAGGCAGCCGCTGCGTGGGCGTGCAGTACCGCAAGGGCGTGAACGAGACCACGGCACGCGCGCGTGTGGAGACATTGCTCTGCATGGGCGCCGTCCAATCGCCGCAGCTGCTGGAGCTGTCGGGGATCGGCGACCCGGAGCGCCTGCGGGCGCTGGGCATTCCGCTGGTGCATGCGCTGCCGCGGGTGGGGGAAAACTACCAGGAACACTACGCGACCCGCATGAACTGGCGTGTCAAGGACACGGTCACCTTGAACGAGATGTCGCGCGGCTGGCGGCTGATGCAGGAGCTGGGCAAATACTATGCGGCGCGGCGCGGCATCCTGACCCTGGGCACGGGCCTGGTCCATGGTTTCGTCAAGACCGCACCGGGCATGGCCACGCCGGACGCGCAGTATTTTTTCGTGCACGCCAGCTATGCGAACGCGGCCGAACGCATTCTGGATCGTCATCCCGGCATGACGATAGGCGTGGCACAGCTGCGCCCCGAGTCGGTGGGCAGTATCCATATCCGGACGGCAAGTCCTTACGATCCACCGGCAATCCGTCCGAACTTCCTGGATGCGGAGACGGACCGGAATTGCCTGGTCGAAGCCATGCGTATCGCGCGGCGCATCGTGCGGCAGCCGGCTTTGCGGCGTTACGTCGCGCAGGAGACCAGTCCCGGTGAGCAGGTTGAAAGCTACGACGAATGGCTGGATTTTGCCCGCTGGAATGGGCAGACCATCTATCACCCGGTGGGTACCTGCCGCATGGGATCGGACGACGGCGCCGTGACCGATCCCCGGCTGCGCGTGCGGGGGATAGCCGGCTTGCGCGTGGTGGATGCGTCCGTGATGCCGTCCATGGTGTCGGGTAATACACAGGCGGCGGTGATGATGGTGGCGGAGAAGGCGGCCGATATGATCCTGGAGGATGCGCGTCGGGCGTAG
- a CDS encoding shikimate dehydrogenase family protein, producing MTPISGKTRVYGILADPIHHVQAPQRLNEHFAAIGFDGVMIPMHVRPDNLPAVVAGLRGMENLGGVVVTVPHKTAILALCDEASDVTRKIGAANVVRRDADGRLVATMLDGDGFVGGLRMEGRQVEGRTAYLAGAGGAANAIAFSLVGAGVARLTVANRTRAKAEDLRQRILALHPSADVRVGSQDPSGHDLVVNATSLGMRQGDALPLDVSRLEPHQLVCEVIMQPRETALLLAARERGCAIQYGAPMLAAQIALMADFLGARAS from the coding sequence ATGACGCCCATCAGCGGCAAGACGCGGGTATATGGCATCCTGGCCGACCCCATCCATCACGTGCAGGCACCGCAGCGGCTGAACGAGCATTTCGCCGCCATCGGCTTCGATGGGGTAATGATCCCCATGCACGTCCGGCCCGACAACCTGCCCGCCGTCGTGGCCGGCCTGCGCGGCATGGAGAACCTGGGCGGCGTGGTCGTCACCGTGCCGCACAAAACCGCCATCCTGGCCTTGTGCGACGAGGCCTCCGACGTGACGCGCAAGATCGGCGCGGCCAACGTGGTGCGCCGCGATGCCGATGGCCGTCTCGTCGCGACCATGCTCGATGGCGATGGCTTCGTCGGCGGACTGCGCATGGAAGGCCGGCAGGTGGAAGGCAGGACGGCCTATCTGGCCGGCGCCGGCGGGGCGGCCAATGCCATCGCCTTCTCGCTGGTGGGAGCGGGCGTGGCGCGCCTGACCGTTGCCAACCGGACGCGCGCCAAGGCCGAGGACCTGCGCCAGCGCATCCTGGCCCTGCATCCTTCCGCCGACGTGCGCGTGGGTTCCCAGGACCCCTCCGGCCACGATCTGGTGGTCAATGCCACGTCGCTGGGGATGCGGCAGGGCGATGCGCTGCCGCTGGATGTGTCGCGCCTGGAGCCCCATCAGCTGGTGTGCGAGGTCATCATGCAGCCGCGGGAAACGGCGCTGCTGCTGGCCGCGCGGGAACGTGGCTGCGCCATCCAGTACGGCGCGCCGATGCTGGCCGCCCAGATCGCCCTGATGGCGGATTTCCTGGGGGCGCGGGCCTCCTAG
- a CDS encoding transketolase family protein produces the protein MAGGRPLSPESWQYRALNAVTPGLAWLADALVELTRAGHPVVAGSADLQHSNGLARYAAAYPERYIQFGISEQNMVSAAAGLATLGYTPFVATFASFLGLLCCEQIRMDVAYTRLPVRLIGHHTGISLGFYGTSHHATEDISTMRAIAGLTVVSPADGPQLAAAIKASVDWPEPIYFRIGRGRDPQVYPVDRPFVFGKAIVHATGSDATLVACGIAVHAAIEAAAALRQQGYSVGVIDMPTIKPLDRDALLAASRQAPLMITVEEHNVLGGLGSAVAEVLAEAGTGTRLARHGIYDAYSLIAPPAALYAHYRLDAAGIRQVVLEQIEKNGDER, from the coding sequence ATGGCGGGTGGCCGGCCCCTGTCGCCGGAGTCCTGGCAATACCGCGCCTTGAACGCCGTGACGCCGGGGCTGGCCTGGCTGGCGGACGCGCTGGTCGAACTGACCCGCGCCGGCCATCCCGTGGTGGCGGGATCGGCGGACCTGCAGCATTCCAACGGCCTGGCCCGCTATGCCGCCGCGTATCCGGAGCGGTATATCCAGTTCGGCATCTCCGAGCAGAACATGGTGTCCGCCGCGGCGGGCCTGGCCACGCTGGGCTACACCCCCTTCGTTGCCACCTTCGCCTCGTTCCTGGGCCTGCTGTGCTGCGAGCAGATCCGCATGGACGTCGCCTACACCCGGCTGCCCGTGCGGCTGATCGGCCATCATACGGGCATCAGTTTGGGCTTTTACGGCACTTCCCACCACGCCACGGAGGATATCTCCACCATGCGCGCCATCGCGGGATTGACGGTGGTGTCGCCGGCCGATGGGCCGCAGCTGGCGGCGGCTATCAAGGCGTCGGTGGATTGGCCCGAACCCATTTACTTCCGCATCGGGCGCGGACGCGATCCGCAGGTCTATCCGGTGGACAGGCCTTTCGTCTTCGGCAAGGCCATCGTTCATGCCACCGGCAGCGACGCCACGCTGGTGGCCTGCGGCATCGCCGTGCACGCGGCGATCGAGGCCGCCGCGGCCCTGCGGCAACAGGGCTATTCCGTCGGTGTCATCGACATGCCGACCATCAAGCCGCTGGATCGCGATGCGCTGCTCGCGGCCAGCCGGCAGGCGCCGCTGATGATCACCGTGGAGGAGCACAACGTGCTGGGCGGCCTGGGGTCGGCCGTGGCCGAGGTGCTGGCCGAAGCGGGCACCGGCACCCGGCTGGCGCGGCACGGGATTTATGATGCGTACAGCCTGATCGCGCCGCCGGCGGCCTTGTACGCGCATTACAGGCTGGACGCGGCCGGCATCCGGCAGGTGGTCCTGGAGCAGATCGAGAAAAACGGAGACGAACGATGA
- a CDS encoding transketolase, translating to MVEPHPSAPLHARQGARPSEQELATLREKARFIRLETIRLIEIAKVGHYSSVFSCAEIFASLYYGVMRLRRGEPGWEGRDRFLMGKGHAAVGLFPVLADWDYIPREMLDGYTRLGSPLGDHPDMTKVPGIDFSSGSIGHALSNGAGIAIGARMRGADFNVFVMLGDGEMQEGQVWEAALFAAHHKLSRLIAIVDRNGYQLDGKVDDVIGVESLKEKWSAFGWQVHEVDGHDLSALTALLRGLRSDAARSGPACVIARTVKGKGVSFMETEPGWHLGYLAPADARVAIEEIMAREI from the coding sequence ATGGTCGAACCCCACCCAAGCGCGCCACTGCATGCCCGGCAAGGTGCCCGGCCCAGCGAGCAGGAACTTGCCACGCTGCGCGAGAAAGCGCGGTTCATCCGGCTGGAAACCATCCGGCTTATTGAAATCGCCAAAGTCGGACACTACAGCTCCGTCTTCTCCTGCGCGGAAATTTTCGCCTCCCTCTACTACGGCGTCATGCGGCTCAGGCGGGGCGAGCCCGGATGGGAAGGGCGCGACCGTTTTCTCATGGGCAAGGGGCATGCGGCCGTCGGGCTTTTTCCCGTGCTGGCGGACTGGGACTACATCCCGCGGGAAATGCTGGACGGCTACACGCGGCTGGGCAGCCCGCTGGGCGACCATCCCGACATGACCAAGGTTCCTGGCATCGACTTCAGCTCCGGCTCCATTGGCCATGCGCTCTCCAACGGGGCCGGCATCGCCATCGGCGCCCGCATGCGGGGCGCCGATTTCAACGTCTTTGTCATGCTGGGGGACGGCGAAATGCAGGAAGGCCAGGTCTGGGAGGCCGCCTTGTTCGCCGCGCATCACAAGCTCTCGCGCCTGATCGCCATCGTCGACCGCAACGGCTACCAGCTGGACGGCAAAGTCGACGACGTCATCGGCGTCGAGTCCCTGAAAGAGAAATGGTCGGCCTTCGGCTGGCAGGTCCATGAGGTCGACGGGCATGACCTGTCGGCCCTGACGGCCTTGTTGCGCGGCTTGAGGTCCGATGCGGCGCGGTCCGGTCCGGCTTGCGTGATCGCGCGCACCGTCAAGGGCAAGGGCGTCAGCTTCATGGAGACCGAGCCGGGCTGGCACCTGGGCTATCTGGCGCCCGCCGATGCGCGTGTCGCCATCGAGGAAATCATGGCGCGGGAGATCTGA
- a CDS encoding GntR family transcriptional regulator, whose product MSNLKPVKKENLSVRVYTEIREALINGQYEPGERLIIGELAQELGVSITPVREAIFRLISEQGLEMQAATAVYVPYVNSEKLREIQQIRFHLEGMGAAEAATKITRTQLDKLVALQEEFIACTSSDPKRASYLNRKFHFAILEASRMPILRNTVESFWVITGPILKVFHVKTAGLDYSGGQHRHEAVLAALKARDPEGAAKAIQADLVWGGKIMIDWLVEKEKEQEALAAAASK is encoded by the coding sequence ATGTCCAACCTCAAGCCCGTCAAAAAAGAGAACCTCTCGGTCCGGGTCTATACCGAGATCCGGGAAGCGCTCATCAACGGGCAGTACGAACCGGGCGAGCGGCTGATCATCGGCGAGCTGGCACAGGAACTGGGTGTGTCCATCACGCCCGTACGCGAAGCGATCTTCCGGCTGATCAGCGAACAGGGGCTGGAGATGCAGGCGGCGACAGCCGTGTATGTGCCCTACGTCAATTCCGAGAAACTGCGCGAGATCCAGCAGATCCGCTTCCACCTGGAAGGCATGGGCGCGGCCGAGGCGGCCACCAAGATCACGCGGACGCAGCTGGACAAGCTGGTGGCGCTGCAGGAAGAGTTCATCGCCTGTACTTCCAGCGATCCCAAGCGGGCCAGCTACCTGAATCGCAAGTTCCACTTCGCCATCCTGGAAGCGAGCCGGATGCCGATTCTGCGCAATACGGTGGAGTCGTTCTGGGTGATCACCGGCCCTATCCTGAAGGTCTTTCACGTCAAGACGGCGGGACTAGACTACTCCGGCGGCCAGCATCGCCACGAAGCCGTCCTGGCGGCATTGAAGGCGCGCGACCCGGAGGGCGCCGCCAAGGCCATCCAGGCCGATCTGGTCTGGGGCGGCAAAATCATGATCGACTGGCTGGTCGAAAAAGAAAAAGAGCAAGAAGCCCTGGCGGCCGCAGCCAGCAAATAA
- a CDS encoding 3-keto-5-aminohexanoate cleavage protein codes for MAKAKQKVIITCAVTGAIHTPSMSPHLPVTADEIAEAAIGAARAGAAVLHLHARDPRTGKPSQDPALFEPFLKRIKNESDAVINITTGGSPHMTVEERMRPAATFKPEVASLNMGSMNFGLFPMLERFKEFKHDWEREHLENSRSLIFRNTYQDIETILSIGNANGTRFEFECYDISHLYNLKHFVDRGLVKSPPFIQSVFGILGGIGPHPEDLMHMKRTADRLFGGDYEWSILGAGRNQIPLATIGAAMGSNVRVGLEDSLWIGPGQLAESNRVQVERIRTILEALNLEIATPDDAREKLGLKGGNAVAF; via the coding sequence ATGGCTAAAGCCAAGCAGAAGGTAATCATTACCTGCGCCGTGACGGGTGCGATCCATACGCCCAGCATGTCGCCGCATTTGCCGGTGACGGCCGACGAGATCGCCGAGGCCGCCATCGGCGCGGCGCGGGCGGGCGCGGCGGTGCTGCACCTGCATGCGCGCGATCCCCGGACAGGCAAGCCTTCGCAGGATCCGGCGCTGTTCGAGCCTTTCCTGAAACGGATCAAGAACGAGTCGGACGCGGTGATCAACATCACCACCGGCGGCAGTCCCCACATGACGGTGGAAGAACGCATGCGGCCGGCGGCGACGTTCAAGCCCGAGGTCGCCTCCCTGAATATGGGCTCGATGAATTTCGGCCTGTTCCCGATGCTGGAGCGCTTCAAGGAGTTCAAGCACGATTGGGAACGCGAGCATCTGGAAAACAGCCGGTCGCTGATTTTCCGCAATACGTACCAGGATATCGAGACGATCCTCTCCATCGGCAATGCCAACGGGACGCGCTTCGAGTTCGAATGCTATGACATCAGCCATCTGTACAACCTGAAGCACTTCGTCGACCGCGGCTTGGTGAAATCGCCGCCGTTCATCCAGTCGGTGTTCGGGATACTGGGAGGCATCGGGCCGCATCCGGAGGACCTGATGCATATGAAGCGGACGGCGGATCGCCTGTTCGGGGGCGACTACGAATGGTCGATCCTGGGCGCGGGTCGCAACCAGATTCCCCTGGCCACCATCGGGGCCGCGATGGGATCGAATGTGCGTGTCGGCCTGGAGGATTCCTTGTGGATAGGGCCGGGGCAGCTGGCGGAATCGAACCGGGTGCAGGTGGAGCGGATACGTACGATCCTGGAGGCGCTGAATCTGGAAATCGCTACGCCGGATGATGCGAGGGAGAAGCTGGGGCTGAAGGGTGGGAATGCGGTTGCTTTCTAG